A stretch of the Apteryx mantelli isolate bAptMan1 chromosome 3, bAptMan1.hap1, whole genome shotgun sequence genome encodes the following:
- the NT5C1B gene encoding cytosolic 5'-nucleotidase 1B isoform X2, with amino-acid sequence MSGSSPEATTEPGDGAAAPPPDAEQDWAAAKAFYDSLVSKRPRPPKPQHAITVAVSSRALFDLVEERRIYEEQGVEKYVQYQQENENVTLKPGPAFYFVKALEHVNARLCELYPDDEERFDIVLMTNNHAQVGVRLINSINHYGIASATMFTANKDVSYSDTELRVAFDGDAVLFSDESEQIVKEQGLDRFFEHEQLNENKPLAQGPLKGFLEDLGKLQKKFYAKNERLNCPIRTFLVTARSAASSGARVLKTLRSWGLEIDEALFLAGAPKGPILVKIRPHIFFDDQMFHIEGAQKLGTIAAHVPYGIAQKYHKSS; translated from the exons aTGAGCGGCTCCAGCCCGGAGGCCACCACCGAGCCCGGcgacggcgccgcggccccgccgccggacGCCGAGCAGGACTGGGCGGCCGCCAAGGCTTTCTACGACTCGCTGGTTTCCAAGAGGCCCCGACCG CCCAAGCCGCAGCACGCCATCACGGTGGCCGTCTCCTCCCGAGCCCTCTTCGACCTGGTGGAGGAGCGGCGGATCTACGAGGAGCAAGGCGTGGAGAAGTACGTGCAGTACCAGCAGGAAAACGAGAACGTCACCCTCAAGCCCGGCCCGGCTTTCTACTTCGTCAAG GCACTGGAGCATGTCAATGCCCGGCTTTGTGAACTGTACCCTGATGATGAAGAACGATTTGATATTGTTCTGATGACTAATAACCATGCCCAAGTGGGAGTGAGGCTCATAAACAGCATCAATCACTATG GCATAGCATCAGCTACAATGTTCACTGCAAACAAAGATGTTTCTTACTCGGATACAGAGCTGCGAGTGGCATTCGATGGGGATGCAGTTCTCTTTTCTGATGAATCAGAACAGATTGTCAAAGAGCAAGGATTAGACAGATTTTTTGAACATGAACAGCTTAATGAGAATAAGCCTCTTGCACAG GGTCCTTTGAAAGGTTTTCTGGAAGACCTAGGGAAACTCCAGAAGAAGTTTTATGCAAAAAATGAACGATTAAATTGTCCTATAAGGACCTTCTTGGTCACAGCCAGAAGTGCAGCAAGTTCTGGAGCCAGAGTACTGAAGACTCTTCGTAGCTGGGGTTTGGAGATTGATGAGGCACTTTTCCTAGCAGGAGCTCCTAAAGGACCAATCTTGGTGAAAATCCGTCCTCACATTTTCTTTGATGACCAGATGTTTCACATCGAAGGAGCACAGAAATTAGGCACCATAGCTGCACATGTTCCCTATGGCATTGCTCAGAAATATCACAAATCCTCATAA
- the NT5C1B gene encoding cytosolic 5'-nucleotidase 1B isoform X1: MSGSSPEATTEPGDGAAAPPPDAEQDWAAAKAFYDSLVSKRPRPPKPQHAITVAVSSRALFDLVEERRIYEEQGVEKYVQYQQENENVTLKPGPAFYFVKALEHVNARLCELYPDDEERFDIVLMTNNHAQVGVRLINSINHYGLTIERFCMTGGKSPVGYLTAYLTNLYLSADSEKVQEAIEAGIASATMFTANKDVSYSDTELRVAFDGDAVLFSDESEQIVKEQGLDRFFEHEQLNENKPLAQGPLKGFLEDLGKLQKKFYAKNERLNCPIRTFLVTARSAASSGARVLKTLRSWGLEIDEALFLAGAPKGPILVKIRPHIFFDDQMFHIEGAQKLGTIAAHVPYGIAQKYHKSS, from the exons aTGAGCGGCTCCAGCCCGGAGGCCACCACCGAGCCCGGcgacggcgccgcggccccgccgccggacGCCGAGCAGGACTGGGCGGCCGCCAAGGCTTTCTACGACTCGCTGGTTTCCAAGAGGCCCCGACCG CCCAAGCCGCAGCACGCCATCACGGTGGCCGTCTCCTCCCGAGCCCTCTTCGACCTGGTGGAGGAGCGGCGGATCTACGAGGAGCAAGGCGTGGAGAAGTACGTGCAGTACCAGCAGGAAAACGAGAACGTCACCCTCAAGCCCGGCCCGGCTTTCTACTTCGTCAAG GCACTGGAGCATGTCAATGCCCGGCTTTGTGAACTGTACCCTGATGATGAAGAACGATTTGATATTGTTCTGATGACTAATAACCATGCCCAAGTGGGAGTGAGGCTCATAAACAGCATCAATCACTATG GTTTAACAATTGAACGTTTCTGCATGACGGGAGGTAAAAGCCCTGTTGGTTATCTGACTGCATACCTTACCAACTTATATTTGTCTGCAGACTCTGAAAAAGTCCAAGAAGCTATAGAAGCAG GCATAGCATCAGCTACAATGTTCACTGCAAACAAAGATGTTTCTTACTCGGATACAGAGCTGCGAGTGGCATTCGATGGGGATGCAGTTCTCTTTTCTGATGAATCAGAACAGATTGTCAAAGAGCAAGGATTAGACAGATTTTTTGAACATGAACAGCTTAATGAGAATAAGCCTCTTGCACAG GGTCCTTTGAAAGGTTTTCTGGAAGACCTAGGGAAACTCCAGAAGAAGTTTTATGCAAAAAATGAACGATTAAATTGTCCTATAAGGACCTTCTTGGTCACAGCCAGAAGTGCAGCAAGTTCTGGAGCCAGAGTACTGAAGACTCTTCGTAGCTGGGGTTTGGAGATTGATGAGGCACTTTTCCTAGCAGGAGCTCCTAAAGGACCAATCTTGGTGAAAATCCGTCCTCACATTTTCTTTGATGACCAGATGTTTCACATCGAAGGAGCACAGAAATTAGGCACCATAGCTGCACATGTTCCCTATGGCATTGCTCAGAAATATCACAAATCCTCATAA